CTGCGGGCGCCTCCGCCGCACCGGCTTAGTCGGTACCGAATTTCGGCGAGCGCGGGCCGTACAGCAGGCCATTGGGCTGTCCCGCGGAAAGCAGCTTGCGGCTCGTCAGCCCGGCGACCGCCCAGCTTTCGTCGCTCAGCGTATGCGCGACCTGCTTGACCGCCGCCTGCACGAGCGACGTGATCAGCCCGCCATTCACGCCATAGTTGCCCAGTTCCTTGCCGCTCGCGCTTCCCTTGCCTTCCCAGAGCACGTCGCCGTTGGCGAGGCCGACCAGTTTGGCCGAAGCGGTCACGAACGTATTGGCGTCGACGACCTGATACACGGAGCCGTACTGGGTCACCTTCGTGTAGAGCGCCGCGTCCGCGCCGAAGATCTTGCGCAGCTTCGCGGGCGACACGTCCTGGATGTCGGCGGCCGTCGTCAGGCCGTTCTGCTTGAAGGTCTCGGCAACTTCCGCCACCGGCAGCACGTAGTAGCCGGCTTCCGCGAGCGGCATCGTCATCTGCGAAAGCATGCCGTTCGTGGCGTTCACGTCGGACGTCTCGTTCAGCGGCGGCAAAACGACGATGGTGTGCGGCCGGGCGGCGCGCAGCGCGGTGTAATCGACCTGCTGTTT
The Paraburkholderia acidisoli genome window above contains:
- a CDS encoding DUF799 domain-containing protein, giving the protein MFDFSRLKWLPALAVAALLAACAGPAKQQVDYTALRAARPHTIVVLPPLNETSDVNATNGMLSQMTMPLAEAGYYVLPVAEVAETFKQNGLTTAADIQDVSPAKLRKIFGADAALYTKVTQYGSVYQVVDANTFVTASAKLVGLANGDVLWEGKGSASGKELGNYGVNGGLITSLVQAAVKQVAHTLSDESWAVAGLTSRKLLSAGQPNGLLYGPRSPKFGTD